A stretch of Lathyrus oleraceus cultivar Zhongwan6 chromosome 6, CAAS_Psat_ZW6_1.0, whole genome shotgun sequence DNA encodes these proteins:
- the LOC127094777 gene encoding eukaryotic translation initiation factor 4 gamma-like → MDWLPEYPPNFMKRMREPSERKSKKKTQKLGEPSVSIPPVPLVSSSSPSKSQPSESPTLILRNDFIKEAGERLQARLTREEKGRARREAEEKAHLEEEEKAREAAEKPADEAAAAAEVEAKAKADTEEATHIIAEEAAKAKDTDLTQGESSHSDFAPLVLKTLEELQKKQQIMRAILDQQDSVNSNIQNLLTQLLQRMPPPQNP, encoded by the exons ATGGATTGGCTACCTGAATATCCACCCAATTTCATGAAGAGAATGCGAGAACCATCTGAAAGAAAGTCAAAGAAGAAAACTCAGAAGCTGGGGGAACCATCTGTATCCATACCACCTGTGCCTCTGGTCTCCTCCTCCTCTCCAAGTAAGTCTCAACCCTCTGAATCTCCTACTTTAATTTTAAG AAACGACTTTATCAAAGAAGCTGGAGAGAGGTTACAGGCTCGTCTAACCAGAGAGGAAAAAGGGAGAGCTCGCAGAGAAGCTGAGGAAAAGGCTCACTTagaagaagaagagaaagcaAGAGAAGCTGCAGAAAAGCCCGCCGATGAggctgctgctgctgctgaagtTGAAGCCAAAGCCAAGGCTGACACTGAAGAAGCAACACACATTATTGCGGAAGAAGCTGCCAAGGCTAAGGACACTGATCTGACACAGGGGGAGTCATCTCACTCTGATTTTGCTCCACTTGTGTTGAAGACTCTAGAGGAACTACAGAAAAAGCAACAGATTATGAGAGCCATACTGGATCAACAGGACTCTGTCAACTCCAACATTCAGAATTTGCTGACTCAGCTGTTgcagaggatgcctcctcctcaGAACCCTTAG